In the Sarcophilus harrisii chromosome 3, mSarHar1.11, whole genome shotgun sequence genome, one interval contains:
- the CCT8 gene encoding T-complex protein 1 subunit theta, whose amino-acid sequence MALHVPKPPGFAQMLKEGAKHFSGLEEAVYRNIQACKELAQTTRTAYGPNGMNKMVINHLEKLFVTNDAATILRELEVQHPAAKMIVMASHMQEQEVGDGTNFVLVFAGALLELAEELLRIGLSVSEVIEGYEIACRKAHEILPDLVCCSAKNLRDVDEVSSLLQTSIMSKQYGSEVFLAKLISQACVSIFPDSGHFNVDNIRVCKILGSGIYSSSVLHGMVFKKETEGDITSVKDAKIAVYSCPFDGMITETKGTVLIKTAEELMNFSKGEENLMDSQVKAIADAGANVIVTGGKVADMALHYANKYNIMLVRLNSKWDLRRLCKTVGAIALPRLTAPVLEEMGHCDSVYLSEVGDTQVVVFKHEKEDGAISTIVLRGSTDNLMDDIERAVDDGVNTFKVLTRDKRLVPGGGATEIELAKQITSYGETCPGLEQYAIKKFAEAFESIPRALAENSGVKANEVISKLYAVHQEGNKNVGLDIEAETAAVKDMLEAGILDTYLGKYWAIKLATNAAVTVLRVDQIIMARPAGGPKPPTGKKDWDDDQND is encoded by the exons ATGGCTCTCCACGTTCCCAAGCCCCCGGGCTTCGCCCAGATGCTGAAAGAAGGAGCTAAA catttTTCAGGATTAGAGGAAGCTGTGTATAGGAATATACAAGCATGTAAGGAGCTTGCCCAGACTACCCGTACAGCATATGGACCAAATG GAATGAACAAAATGGTTATCAATCATCTGGAGAAGCTGTTTGTGACAAATGATGCAGCTACTATTTTAAGAGAGCTAGAA GTGCAGCATCCTGCTGCAAAAATGATTGTGATGGCTTCTCACATGCAAGAGCAAGAGGTTGGGGATGGCACAAATTTTGTCCTTGTGTTTGCTGGAGCCCTTCTAGAGTTAGCTGAAGAACTGCTAAGAATTGGATTATCTGTTTCAGAG GTCATTGAAGGTTATGAAATAGCTTGTAGAAAAGCCCATGAAATTCTTCCTGATTTGGTTTGTTGTTCTGCAAAAAATCTTCGCGATGTAGATGAAGTATCATCTCTGCTTCAGACTTCCATTATGAGCAAGCAGTATGGAAGCGAAGTCTTTTTGGCAAAGCTTATTTCCCAAGCATGTG TATCTATTTTTCCTGATTCCGGTCACTTCAATGTTGATAACATCAGAGTATGTAAAATTCTG gGCTCTGGCATCTATTCCTCTTCAGTATTGCATGGTATGGTTTTtaagaaagaaactgaaggtgATATAACTTCAGTGAAAGATGCTAAAATAGCCGTGTATTCTTGTCCTTTTGATGGCATGATAACTGAAACTAAG GGAACAGTACTGATAAAGACGGCAGAAGAACTAATGAATTTTagcaaaggagaagaaaatcttaTGGATTCACAAGTTAAAGCTATTGCTGATGCTGGTGCAAATGTAATAGTTACAGGTGGCAAAGTTGCAGATATGGCTCTTCATTATGCTAACAAATACAATATAATGTTGGTCAG gtTGAATTCAAAGTGGGATCTCCGAAGACTATGTAAAACTGTTGGTGCTATTGCTCTTCCTAGACTG acTGCCCCTGTACTTGAAGAAATGGGCCATTGTGACAGTGTTTATTTATCAGAAGTTGGAGACACACAAGTGGTTGTTTTTAAACATG aaaaggaAGATGGTGCCATTTCTACTATAGTACTTCGAGGTTCTACAGATAACCTAATGGATGACATAGAAAGAGCAGTAGATGATGGTGTTAATACTTTCAAAGTTCTCACAAGG GATAAACGTCTTGTGCCTGGAGGTGGAGCAACAGAAATTGAATTGGCCAAACAAATCACATCTTATGGAGAG acgTGTCCTGGACTTGAACAATATGCTATCAAGAAATTTGCAGAAGCATTTGAGTCTATTCCCCGGGCATTGGCAGAAAATTCTGGAGTTAAGGCTAATGAAGTGATCTCTAAACTTTATGCAGTTCatcaagaaggaaacaaaaatgttgGATTAGATATTGAG GCTGAAACTGCTGCAGTAAAGGATATGTTGGAAGCTGGCATTCTAGATACTTATCTTGGAAAATACTGGGCTATCAAGTTGGCTACTAATGCTGCAGTTACTGTACTCAGAGTTGATCAG ataatcatGGCACGACCAGCTGGTGGGCCAAAACCTCCAACAGGAAAAAAGGATTGGGATGATgatcaaaatgactga